Proteins encoded by one window of Gemmatimonadota bacterium:
- a CDS encoding type II secretion system protein GspD — MPVPARLASLLLLAVVPSLPGQNPPRRPPATTPAPAPVPSVALDFQDQDLRTVLAALAEAGGVNVSLSNIPATKVTLRMGKAVDRAEFAAMLRAVAEANDLKVATAGSLMQISGTPQVIGPTVQQQARLDAAAAEMKLYTFRLKHTSATQLAPVLTALFSGGSISTQNAAARGAAGQGGRGAAATQGVTVVQGGGRGAAGQAQQQQANPLQGLQALFGGNQAVTNEVRIVGEESSNALLIRATAADWVLIQQVLAAVDLRPLQVLIEVTIAEVARNTDLNVGVSGTGTRTKGNSADSASMPSAATARDFILKLTGGNGTIDYNVALNALQTRGDVRVLSLPVIIAQNNREAVLNVGEQRPFVQVSQSIQTGATPTTVQTITYLDVGTVLTITPTINPDGYVNLTVSQTDNNATNEVAFNAPVISKRELTTQVFLKDGQTTVIGGLAGKSSSKTESGIPILSKIPLIGKWLFGNVRETSNTSELFLFLTPHVIFTDVDIDQLRRSVEDGSELLKQVPTGARIVPKADTIGLPVIRRPDSTAVRRPVGGGTP; from the coding sequence GTGCCCGTACCCGCTCGCCTTGCCAGCCTCCTGCTTCTCGCCGTGGTGCCCTCGCTGCCGGGGCAGAATCCGCCGCGACGGCCACCCGCGACCACGCCGGCCCCGGCGCCTGTCCCAAGTGTGGCGCTCGACTTCCAGGACCAGGACCTGCGCACCGTCCTCGCCGCGCTGGCCGAGGCTGGTGGCGTGAATGTGTCGCTGAGCAACATCCCGGCGACCAAGGTCACGCTGCGCATGGGGAAGGCGGTCGATCGGGCCGAGTTCGCCGCGATGCTCCGCGCGGTGGCGGAGGCCAATGACCTCAAGGTCGCCACCGCGGGCTCGCTGATGCAGATCAGCGGGACGCCGCAGGTCATCGGTCCGACGGTGCAGCAGCAGGCGCGGCTCGATGCGGCGGCCGCCGAGATGAAGCTCTACACCTTCCGACTCAAGCACACGTCGGCGACGCAACTCGCGCCGGTGCTGACGGCGCTCTTCTCGGGCGGCTCGATCAGCACCCAGAACGCGGCGGCGCGCGGTGCGGCCGGGCAGGGCGGCCGAGGCGCCGCGGCCACCCAGGGCGTGACGGTGGTGCAGGGCGGCGGTCGTGGCGCGGCGGGCCAGGCGCAGCAGCAGCAGGCCAACCCGCTGCAAGGGCTCCAAGCGCTCTTCGGGGGCAATCAGGCCGTGACCAACGAGGTGCGCATCGTCGGCGAGGAGAGCAGCAACGCGCTGCTGATCCGCGCCACCGCCGCCGACTGGGTCTTGATCCAGCAGGTGCTGGCCGCCGTGGACTTGCGGCCGCTCCAGGTCCTGATCGAGGTGACCATTGCCGAGGTGGCCCGCAACACTGACCTCAACGTCGGCGTCTCCGGTACGGGGACTCGGACGAAGGGGAATTCCGCCGACTCAGCGTCGATGCCATCGGCCGCCACAGCCCGCGACTTCATCCTGAAGCTGACTGGCGGCAACGGGACGATCGACTACAACGTGGCGCTCAACGCGCTGCAGACGCGCGGTGACGTGCGGGTGTTGTCGCTGCCGGTGATCATCGCCCAGAACAACCGTGAGGCGGTGCTCAACGTGGGCGAACAGCGGCCGTTCGTGCAGGTGTCGCAGAGCATCCAGACCGGTGCCACCCCGACCACCGTGCAGACGATCACCTATCTCGACGTCGGCACCGTGCTGACGATCACGCCGACGATCAACCCCGACGGCTACGTCAACCTGACCGTCTCGCAGACCGACAACAATGCGACCAACGAGGTGGCGTTCAACGCCCCGGTGATCAGCAAGCGCGAGCTGACCACCCAGGTCTTCCTCAAGGACGGGCAGACGACGGTGATCGGCGGGCTGGCAGGGAAGAGCAGCAGCAAGACCGAGTCGGGCATTCCGATCCTCAGCAAGATTCCGCTCATCGGCAAGTGGCTCTTCGGCAACGTGCGCGAGACGTCGAATACCTCGGAGCTGTTCCTCTTCCTCACCCCGCACGTGATCTTCACCGACGTGGACATCGACCAGTTGCGGCGGTCGGTTGAAGATGGAAGCGAACTGCTCAAGCAGGTGCCGACCGGC